One genomic window of Lytechinus variegatus isolate NC3 chromosome 1, Lvar_3.0, whole genome shotgun sequence includes the following:
- the LOC121420286 gene encoding transmembrane protein 184C-like: MAVNCSKLCGSCLGGEWRKHSQKIFLAVYLVIAVVAFALTIWETVVTSMNSDDPVNYLWFVAGISAQLATAISFWNIFNHLVYYSKPSQQKYIVRMLGIVPAHSINCWFSIKFVKSAIYLDTIRNFYQAVVIYCFMSLLLVYLNETFDDLEKILISKPKFKPQPPCCCVKAVPNKRLIGRCRAGVLNYTILHPIITILTIITTITGHYTEGSFIGLWIWFAIIDGVSQVWAMYCLMVFYRATKEELAGLHPISKLITVQLTIFGAFFQSFIIALVIGLSNPKLDPENWGYDDQQKLRFSRFIQDFILCIEMGLSAVGHLYAFPYTTYKDVNKPANFMKSCISCCSVTDIAQDISSHVKRLSSNKPNLANQIVYEQYDEDQPNVELDDMMTIVKQGESVGDASSETRTTTASSNIVIKENIVDVEVDDKNMDEMVAGDVANGTGLRTVRHDSGSYSTNGNSVAGNDEIDHGVGNNGTVNELDDDEQEGGDFDLGLYTQTVRSDVTFNMEFDA; this comes from the exons atggcggtcaATTGCTCTAAACTCTGCGGAAGCTGTTTAGGAGGGGAATGGAGAAAGCACTCTCAGAAGATTTTTCTGGCCGTCTACCTAGTAATCGCAGTCGTAGCGTTTGCTCTGACAATATGGGAGACCGTCGTCACCTCTATGAATTCTGATGATCCGGTAAACTATCTTTGGTTTGTTGCTGGGATATCTGCACAGCTTGCTACCGCCATCTCATTCTGGAATATCTTTAATCACCTGGTTTATTACTCAAAACCAAGCCAGCAGAAATATATAGTCAG AATGCTAGGTATTGTTCCCGCACATAGTATCAATTGC TGGTTTTCGATCAAGTTCGTCAAGTCGGCCATCTATCTGGATACGATACGTAATTTCTACCAGGCTGTTGTCATCTACTGTTTCATGTCTCTACTATTGGTTTACTTGAACGAAACATTCGACGATCTGGAGAAAATCCTCATCAGCAAACCGAAATTCAAACCCCAACCACCTTGCTGCTGTGTAAAAGCCGTCCCAAATAAAAG GTTAATTGGAAGGTGCCGAGCTGGTGTTCTGAACTATACAATACTACATCCAATCATCACGATATTAACTAT aatAACAACCATTACAGGTCATTATACTGAAGGAAGTTTCATTGGGCTATGGATCTGGTTTGCAATAATAGATGGAGTCTCCCAAGTT tGGGCGATGTACTGTTTGATGGTATTCTATCGAGCCACAAAGGAAGAACTAGCTGGGTTGCATCCAATCAGTAAACTAATCACGGTCCAGCTTACCATCTTCGGTGCTTTCTTCCAATCCTTCATCATCGCTCTCGTCATCGGTCTCAGTAATCCAAAACTGGATCCAGAGAACTGGGGCTATGACGATCAGCAGAAACTGCGCTTCTCAAGGTTCATACAG GATTTTATACTGTGCATTGAGATGGGTTTATCAGCAGTGGGTCACCTCTACGCATTTCCATACACGACCTACAAGGATGTGAATAAACCAGCAAACTTCATGAAATCCTGCATCTCATGTTGTTCAGTCACAGACATTGCTCAGGATATATCTTCACACGTCAAGAGGTTATCAT CTAACAAGCCTAACCTGGCCAATCAAATTGTATACGAGCAGTATGACGAAGACCAGCCCAATGTTGAATTGGATGACATGATGACCATCGTAAAACAAGGCGAAAGCGTTGGCGATGCCTCATCGGAGACGAGGACGACCACCGCTTCATCCAACATCGTCATCAAAGAGAACATCGTTGATGTCGAGGTTGATGATAAGAATATGGATGAAATGGTTGCTGGTGATGTTGCAAACGGCACGGGACTAAGAACTGTGCGTCATGATAGCGGGTCGTACTCGACCAATGGCAACAGCGTGGCTGGCAATGACGAAATCGACCACGGTGTTGGGAACAATGGAACGGTGAATGAACTGGATGACGATGAGCAGGAGGGAGGTGACTTTGACTTGGGACTATACACACAGACTGTCAGGAGTGATGTGACATTCAATATGGAATTCGACGCGTGA